The Sorex araneus isolate mSorAra2 chromosome X, mSorAra2.pri, whole genome shotgun sequence DNA segment TCACCTAAAATAGCTTTCTAATAGGTTTGGGTCTGCTTTTTACTACTAAATGCATTCTACCCACATAATAAGCTATACTGAGTAAATTCATTTACCTGCCAATAGCCACAATAGTTTTGCATTGCACTTGTAAATATGTTTCTCCTTTGGCATAAGAGACCCTCTAGGCTCCTATTTTCACCTTGTCACTACCATTCCATCCATGTGCCCATATTACCATTCTTTCTCAATTATACTTCAGCTACCATTAACTTTTAAGTTCTTTGAACAGCAATAATAGAATTAATAGCAAGGATGGTAGGTAATTCCTGATTTGCCTCCATATTTTCTTAGGGTCTTGCATTTAGAGAGACTACGGCTTTATATTTGTCTTGAGTACCTTTTTAAGTTTAACCTGAATTTGCATGCTatacaaaattctattttattttgctttatgagtcatacccggtgatgcacagaggtcactcctggctcatgcactcaggaattactcctggcggtgctcaggggaccatatgagatgctgggaatcaaacccgggtcggccacgtgcaaggtttATTTCATGGAGATGATACTGTttgagaaaacacattttttaaacatattttctaaTCTCTGATACTGATGTGATCAAGCTTCCTCCCGTCAGCACagatacctgctgtgctatcactccagccccccaaattctaCTTTCTGATCTAGAAAGTGGctaaggcttgccttgcatgcagccaacccaggtacaTTCTTCagtactatatatggtcccctgaacactgccaggagtaattcctgagtgcatgagccaggaatacgccctgagcaccacaggtatggccccttgtcactgtcactgtcatcccgttgctcatcgatttgttcgagcgggcaccaataacgtctctcattgagagacttactgttactgtttttggcatatccaatacgcatgggtagcttgccaggctctgctgtgtgggctccatactctcagtagcttgccaggctctccaagagggacgaaggaatcgaacctgggtcggccacgtgcaaggcaaacgctgtactcGCTTATATGGCAGTGCGAGCGAAGTAATGACTAAAGTAGAAAATACATTGGGACGATAATATCaatgaataaattataatttagattGTTTTGGTGACAAAATGCTAtatacttcaggggctggagcaatagcacagcaggtatctGTGCTGACAGGAGGAAGTTTGATCACATCAATATCAGAGATTAGAAAATAcgttaaaaaaatgtgttttctcgAACAGTATTATCTCCATGAAATAAACCAAACATTGTCTTTCTTTGAGTTCAAGGTTTTCTCAAGTAGTTTAAGGATATTTGACAAATGGTATTAGGCTAGCTGAGATTTCCTGCAACATCCTGCTTTTAttaataagcaaatgaaaaaagaTGGTAGGTAAGGGGAGCTGGTCACACAAATATCTGGCAGCACTGCCCAGGGAAGCCTCAAATCCTGAAAACACATCATGGTGGAGATTTTTACCAAAGCAATCAGTGATCCCTAAGCCTTCTTAACCAGGATTCTGCAGTATCTAAGAATATGTGCTTCAATTCTTACTTCATTGGTGTGATTTTAGGATTTCGAGTAATCCTTGATTTGGTGGTGTGGGGAGGGCTCATTGTGGACTTTGGTACCCCCTGTTCTTCTGAGCACCaattatgtcttctttgaagctGTTTCCTCCCTCGGACTACACCTTCCAGATACCACTCTTTCTGCTGCAGTTGATGCTTCTGTGTCTTTAGCTGTCTCCGAGCAGCCTCCAGCTCTTCACTCCGCCGAATGAGCTTCAGAAGTTCCTTCTGTACCTGTATACTCTCTCCCATGACATCTCGGGAGAACTTTACACAATGGTGCCTAGCTACTGACTCCAAGTCTTGGGTCTTCCCAAAAAGCTTACTCTTTCCAAGCCATTTTATGTCTGGCTCATTCAGTTGTTCCTCCAATAATGTTTTTTTCAAGAGGAATGGGACAAGGATTTCCTGTATTTTTGCATTTGTCTTGGCTGggactttctccttttcttcttttagtgCCAGTATTTTattctcctgcttctccttcAACGTGGAAATGTTTCTCATTCCCTCCAAACACTTCTTCAAATTGTGCAGCGTCTTTTCCTTTTCTAAGAGTTCTGTTTTAAGCCTTGCAAATTTTGCCTCATATTTGGCAGATGccatttgtttccttctttctatctCCTGAACTTCTTGTAAATAGCTCGCCCACAGTTTTTGGGGTTGTTTTCTATAGTCCTCCGTTTTGTTTGTGAGGTAGTCCAGAAAGAATTTGTTTTCACTTTGGACCTGGGATAGTTCGGTATATAGCTGCCTGATTTCCTTTATTCGTGGTTTTTGCTGGGTTTGAGCTTGTTTGATTTCATTGTTTAATCTTATCATTTCTGGCATGACTTGACTTCTAATTTTCTCAATTTGTGTTCCAGTTTTGGATTTGAGAATATTGTCTACTAAATAAAGATATGGTAGAGAGAACTTACTGACATCCTCAGAAAACCTGAAGGAAAAACAAAGTGAGACATTTCCTCATTAGTTCTCAATGAAAGTTTAGTAAAACTAGAggcgtaaaaaaaaaaaaaggagacaatTGTACTTTCCTACCAGGAAGTATTTTTCAGCAACCTAGTGTTCCTGGCAGTGAGTTCGGTGTGTgcgtggggggaagggaggttcGGAGCTGGTGGCCTATAGCCAGAGGGAGCAGAGGAGGAAATGATATCCACAATTTCTAATACAAATTCACTGCAATCCCCAAGGTGGGatcttgatttaaaatttttttaaattttggggccacgcTCAACGGTACACATtcttctatgctcagggatcataaggggtccctgggatcaaacccgggtgaacACTGCAACGCAAGTACTGAAGCCACTGTCCCCGCTGACTCCAGTCCTGGAAAATCAACCATGAAGGGAAACTGAGAGACCTGGTCGTGCTTCGCACCGTGGCGACCTGAGAGAAGGACGGCAGGCAGGGCGCTCGTCATGCATGTCcagagcccagtcaggagtgaagCCCCTAGCAACGCCAGGTGCAGCCAACAAATCAAACCAGACACTTGGAATACACGCTACAGCAACTAAGAGGGCACGGGAGGGAACGCTCCTCGGCTTCGTCAGCACCGTTTCGGGGTCCGAGGACGCTTCGATGGGCGGTTGCGGGGTCCCTGGGGGTACCTACTCGTTCCTCCAGACCCCGGAGCTTTCACCCTGAGGCTCCGGGCGCGGCTTGTGCGCCGCGTGGGAATGGCGCCTCCACGTGGAAGGTTTTCGAAGTTTCTCCGTTCCCGGGTCCTGGAGGCTTGGCTCTGGCCAAAGCCCGAAAGGCCAGTCCCCGGGGCG contains these protein-coding regions:
- the CCDC121 gene encoding coiled-coil domain-containing protein 121 produces the protein MPEMIRLNNEIKQAQTQQKPRIKEIRQLYTELSQVQSENKFFLDYLTNKTEDYRKQPQKLWASYLQEVQEIERRKQMASAKYEAKFARLKTELLEKEKTLHNLKKCLEGMRNISTLKEKQENKILALKEEKEKVPAKTNAKIQEILVPFLLKKTLLEEQLNEPDIKWLGKSKLFGKTQDLESVARHHCVKFSRDVMGESIQVQKELLKLIRRSEELEAARRQLKTQKHQLQQKEWYLEGVVRGRKQLQRRHNWCSEEQGVPKSTMSPPHTTKSRITRNPKITPMK